The genomic stretch atatatagacacacacacactcaccttATATGAACCCTAAATCTGAAATGGGTCACATGATGCAGCACCcttattcaaaactttggtgcaCCATAACAAAAAGAAACACTTTCgttcccttgatttgcctctctctttgctatggcccattagaagctttggattaggTTGAAAATTGGGGTCCAGGGTTTTATGAGGTGCCGTGTCACATGGACCATTTAAAATTTGACCCATGACACGTGCAAAGGTGCGGGAAGAgcaggcctctctctctctctctctctcaatatatatatatatatatatatatatatatatatatatatatatatatatatatatatatgtgtgtgtgtgtgtgtgtgtgtgtgtgcgcgcgcgcgcgctcaGCTGCCCACTGGTACCGTGGGAACTTTTTTGAGAATGACGTAACTCcgaaatctgaatggtccacatgaagtagaacctcatgaaaccctccaggcccaatttttactttgatccaaaactttggtgggccatgaaaaatgaaaacagtttcctcccttgacttgcatttctctttgctatggcccaccaggattttagatcagggtgaaaatttgtatCTTGGGGTTTCaagggattccgcatcacatggaccattcggattagacacccatgacacgtgtgcaaaggtgtgcacgtgtgtgtgtgtatatatatatttctgtgtgtgtgtatttgtgtgtgtgtctatcaaggtggccccacaatcacatatatgtgtgtgtgtgtgtgtgtgtgtgtgtcaaagTGGCCCCACACCGAAGGCGCGTCCTTTTTGTTAGCTGTAAATACCGGCAAACAATGGTAAAAGTAAGGATAAAACTACCCCTGTTTGGAAGTGTGGCAAAAAAGGCAAAAATCAACAGTTTCCAAACTAAAAGTGTTGGCCCCACCGCAATGTATATGTTAGATCCATGTTACACGAGCCCAAAaacgaggaagatccaaatctcaagtggaccacacctaacattgaaaatttcttggggttacagaagttttggatcaggtggATAAATCAGGCCAGTTCACTTACTGATGGGCCACCCctataaaaaaaatggaaaaagtcCTTTACAAAACAGCCAATGGTCTGCATTCAATATACAAACGTGGACCCACATTGGAACCAACTTAGACACCGTTCAGATGGGCAGGATATGCTACATTGGCACGTGGTACTGGTCTGGTCCCGACGCAGTTGGATTTGGGTTGGGTAGGGGCGGGTCTGAATCTAGACTGGGTTCGGACCTGGCCCAATCTCCAGATTCAGACCCAACCCAATGAGCTTAGTTGTGTTGGGTTGGCATGGACACCTTTTCCTAAAATGGGCTAGCATTTTAGGTTTGATGTGCAGCTTGGGTTAACAATGCATGAGTTTGGCATGTAGGGCCGTATGTGAAGGTGAACATCCATGAATGCTTGTGGGCTTACGAAAGCCTTATTCCTTATCAACAGAATCTTTAAAATGAGATGATCTTGACAAGAATGGGCTTATAAAATGCTCCAACGTACCTGCAAGATCAGGGAATTTCATAGGGTGGTCCCACATCATTGCTTCTTCAAAAATATGAATGGTCCATCTATCAGGTGGCCCATACATaacaagaaatggatggttagaataaTTGCAGCAGGAAGTTAATATTagatgtgcatgtgtggcccaccagatccaTGGGCTAGGCTGATTTCTAGAATGGTATATATGCATTGAGTGACTATGAACATCTCAGATCATGTACACATGTTGCctagaagacttgaatgatctggttaaaaatgaaaaatcaaccAAATACTCTTAATATAAACAATCTATACCATCCAATTGTTGCAAATGCTCATCGATAATAGAGACCCGCCTCGTGACAGTCCATCTTTTGCATGTGTCATATCCTCAAAACCTCTGGATGAAAGCCCCATCTGAAATTGTGGATAACAGTAGAACATATATCATCTAACTAGTGTTATTTTTGGGCAACAGGCAACtgaaggtgtggtccacctaatcaaaACTAGGGGCATTTCAAAGATGGTGTGCACTTTGCTTGATCACaatcatcctaaccattgatcTATTGAGGAGCAGATCCTTGCCTTTTGCAAACTGGATCTCTTCGTAATTAAACATGACAAGGGAGAGCTCTCCCAAACATGTTTCGAAGATGGGACTCGGGCTGACTCACTTAATCCACAGGTTGAATGGCACATACAAaaacacagtgggccacacataggcCATACCGCCATAGTGCATAAGCAGGTGAATAGCTTTTAGAATAAGATTCTACAAGGACTTGTGGAGAAGCCTCAATTGGGAGGATGATTTGTACAATATAACTAGCGAATCGTGTTAATCTTACCCGAATATAGTTTCTGGATTCTGGGGATTCATCTCTTATTGTTTTAGATCTTTTTCCATTTTAATGCCATTCATCGGTATGCATAACCACATTCatttttcatatttagattttaaATACTATGTTTTGGTCATTTCTTGCAATTAATAGATGGTAGAAATGCAGAGAGCCATGCATAGAATGGGATGATGATATTCAAATCGCGATTCCAATTTACAGCGAAAACTTGGAAAAGAAACCAATAGTCATAGATTTGGTACTTACTGAAACAAATATATTACATGGGCTGGCATCTCAATGGACGTTACGGGTGATCAACCCCTCGAATATGGCATAAAGGTCCTTATTGTCCGGACCGAAAATCTCATCGGCCTTTCGTAGAGTTTCCTGGAAAATGGTTTATGAAAAACCTCTGGAATGAGACTCATACATATGGAAAATGTGGACAAGCTACCcagagaaaaagaaatgaatggctTGAAACCATTTACCTCTCTTGATTGCTTGTGTGAATTCAATTCTTTGACATTGGCTAGAAACGCACCGAACTGCTCGTAAGATAAACGGCTCCTACATTAAATAAAAGGAGCATGATTAGGATCTGAAAGGCCTGTTCACTTGAGACAACATTCTGTATAAGCATTTAATGTTCACCAGATGAGGAATAATAGAGTATGGTCTAAAAACTCAGCAACTTGGACTGACTCGTTGGGTCCTAAGTTGAGTCAGGACTCATCGAAGTCGGGGTTGAATTGGCCCAACTTGCCCCAGTTGGAGGTGACCCGTTGTATTGAACCAGATTGGGTCCTATCGAGTCCGACTCGACTTGGACGAGTCGAATCAGACTCATTCGAGTCTTACAACCATGTAATAGAGTATTGATGATTAAAGATGTATATGGTACCACGATGTGCCCACTCCTTAAAGGCCGGGGCCTTTAGTTCGGTGATTGAGAACTTTATCGGCCCCATCATGGACAAGGGGATGGCCCCAAAATCTCCATCATCTGAAGATCCTAAACTATTTGACCTTTAGCCCTTTTCTTACCTGACCATGGTTGGACTGTTTTCTTAACCCTCCATTCACATGCCAGCAATCAAAACAGATCGTCCAATCTGTGAGATTTTTTATGCATCCTCCATAGTGGGAGCCCTCAGATCAATGGTGTTAATCGCTTAACCACAGGGCCCACTTATAACAAAAATCATGCATGCACTGATGCATCAGGACACTACCATTCCACCAGTTCAGCATGTGCAGCAGAGCACTTAACCATTGCCCTCAAAGAAAATCACCCACATTACACACAGGATCCTGACTTCTGAGGAGCATACAAGCACAAAGATAACACCACATATCCATGTACATTCGTGCTCGTGCATCAATTATGTGGCAATGAAAATGCGTGAAGTTATCCATGAAcatgatgattttcaccattatagCTAAATATTCTCTACGTACCGGACTTGGCGAAAGAACTCCTTCCCGTCAATTCGACCCCGTGCTAAACAaattatagaaaaaataaaataaaaagattagaTGAAGCATAAGGGAATAAAAAGAAAATCACACATTTTTCAATAGCTACAATTTATACGGATAATTTGGTAATGATCTTGAGGTGTATATCATGCAAGTTATGCTAAGTTTTTGGCTTTGATGAGTGTTAATCGGAGATGATACCTATCATGGGTAGATTTTTCTATGATAGCATCAGTCTCCAAGAAGAAACCTAGGGTATTAAAAAAATTCAcacccaaaaaaagaagaaagaaaaggtcaCTAATTATACTGGAAACGCTGTGTTATCCCATTCAATTTGGTTGTTGACTTCTGATGGCAGACAGTCTATCACAATTTATCATGTGAGTGAGATGACTAAAGCACCGATACAAGCCAATTTCGCAGGcacgagatccaaaccattcatcttgtgAATCACACCATGAACATGCCCTTGGCCAAAACAAAGTCcagtccgctcatcaggtggcccacatgtatgagtaaatggatggttagagaaAAATGACCAATGTCCCATATGCCACATAATACTTCCCGCCCACATGATAGTGTATGGGTTGTCAGATTTGGGGTCAGGGAATGTTCAGTATAACCATCTGATGAACGCCCCAGATCTCACACACATGCCTGGCAGAAACCCTTCACCATCTCATTTGAAAGTCCCTATTTGTGTTTGTCCACCACTGAGAAATTCCTTAATTGCAATTTGAAACAAGACATCAAGTGTAAGAATTGAATTGTCATATTTGTATTCATAATTTCAACCCCTTCAATCAACAAGTAATAAAATATACTTCATTTCAACCGGATGCAAGTTCCTAACCCATATATGGATTTTAAGTAAAGGAACTATTAGCGCATAGACAATCATTTAGTAGTATTTATTGGAAACTTTCTTTGTGCCTACCAGTTTGGGATGCAGCGTCGAGAGAGCCTGACATTGAACTGTGATGGCTTGAGGGCACTGAAGAAAATATCGAAGACCTATCATCGAACATGCTCCTCGAAGACGAAAATGACATTGAATGCCATCGTGTTGGTGATGCAGATGCAGAAAGCCTTGTCGGGGAATCTGGAGGTGTTAGCCTTGGTGTGCTAGTTTGGGATGCTAACACAAAACCATGTGATGTGCCATGCCTCGAGGCTGCAAGATGATGATAGTAAGAAGAAAGCAAACATGCTATGTGTATATGAAGACTTCACTTATTCTTGACATTGCTGACATACATGGAATCTGCATATTATCCATCTCGACTGAGCCACTATCTTCTGAATATGAACCCGTTTCAGAGAACTGAGTCTGCGCCGAAGACAAATTTAAAGGGGGCGGTGTGGCATCCTCCTCTGGCACAAATTACACAAATTTCTTAAACTGTGGAAGCATGGATTCTTTGAAGTAAATTAATTACTGATAAAAGTCGAACAACGCTGAAACTATTATTCTGAAACACTTGGATGCTTAGAGTGCATTTGGTTGCGGCAAATATCTTGAACTTTTATGATATTTTGCTCCAAATTAAACTCATTATtcataaaatatcatgatattcgatgcaaccaaatgcaccattAACAATTCCAACATTGTTGATGATCACTAACTACAGTATGATTATGATACTCACCGGTAAGGTATCTGGAGGTTGGCTAGATACAACACACCTCAACACAGGCATGTATGCAAAAATGTCCAACATCCAAGATGCTCATCCAACATCCAAGTGGCAGGCAGAAGGTCCCACAAGTAAATGATCTGGCCCAAAAAAATCCACCcattacatgggtcccacatgtaccaGAAAACTGGTTGGTAAAAGGAAAGGGCTTATGGTCCAAATTTTAAACATCCAATTGTGGGGCCACCTGATTACTAGACTGACATGAATTTTGGGACAGTTCACCTATATGGTGGGGCCCGGCTGTTGAGTGGCTTGGATGTTGTACATGTTGGTGTGTCTGCCTGCctataggtgtgtgtgtgtgttggtagGTGCCTGTGGGATTAGCACCCTGGTACTGGATATAAGCAGTACTATACCTCTGAGGGCAGACCCAGATGGAAAACTAGCAGTTCTCTGCTTGGCAACAGCATGGGTACCTCCTGCATGCTATACCATAGATGATTTAGTTAGACACATGTCTTCTTGACTCCAAATGACAGAAAGTTCAAATCTACTTCCAATGCATAGAAAACAATTAAGAGGTTTACTTGAATACATCACGGcatattacaatacaatatgtggGGACCTTAGCCTTTGAATCTGGATCATTTCCGAATAATCCATGTTGTTTACAGGATATTTTTCACTGTGTATggtggatatataacaaataaaaGCTCCCCATTGGATTATTCCCATCCTTTTATAATTTGGCTATTTTGCTTTGAATATGGGCAGTCACCATAGTCTCTGTATAATTGAAGGCATGAAATATTCGAACTAAGCGTTTCTTTTTTCAGGCATCCCCATCCAGAGCCTTATCACATAAAcagtttgggtcattgaaaaaGACCCAAATCCAGCGGCTGCAGTCCCGATGTTTCTTATCGTAATATGTTAGGATGTGTTCGAGCAAACCTCAATTAAACTAGCACAATCAACTTAATGAGCCTTTTAATAGTGTTGAGGTAGGTGGCAAAAGGAAACCCATGAATTCATGATTTCTGTTGATTAGATAACTTACAGAATTTTCGTCATCCTCTTGAAGTGACTGCATGAGTGTTTTCCTGAATACTTCCAACTGCATATGTTGTAAAACGGTAAGGCCTCGCATTATGAAATAGAAAATCCAACACTAATTCGATAGAACTATTTCTTGTTATTCCCTTTCCCCAAGTATTTCATGGATTTGTTTTCTGCATAAATCCATAGAGGTATTGTATGAAGCTCAATCTAAAGaaccgttttttttttctttttctttcaggcAGCTAAAGTAGAGGCGGAGTCCACCTTATGACAATCTAAACCGTTTGCGTAGtttgccccatcatggaatgtgCCATGCTCCAACATCTCCCCTATCAGATGATCATCTAAAATGGGCAATAAAACCAAAGGTTTATATTTAACAGGGCCCAgtcagacggttaggatcatctcaTTGGTGACATTTGGCATGAGTTATCCAGCATGGATCTCACCATATGTGCAATTTGCATCGCCAAAAGATGGGGCACATACTTGTAAGTTTGTTGGGCTGAGCAAATGCTTGATTAAATATCATATTTTTCCTGTTATGTATAAAGCCTAGAAGCAAATAACCAAAGAACAGCAATTAAGCTAGCTGATGCAGAGAGAGAGGCAAGTGCAATTGAGTGATACCATTTGCATGAAATCATGACATTCACAAGTAACTCTGAGTTTCAGTTCCCATGATGCATCTGCATGTTCCcacttgtgtttttttttatggCATCAGTTCTCATAAAATAAGATCTAGTCAGGTGTCCATAGTTTATCAGCAAAAAGATGTTTATTTACGTTCAGCATCTGATGTGGTTGCTCAAAGAATGATCGGTTAAAAATAATGAACTCATTCCGCAAGAAAAGTTTGGACAAGATTATGAGGATGAGAAGGAAAATGAAGGCTTGTTCAGTTACCTAGGATAGGACTTAGAAATGATTGGTGAATCAAGATTCGTAAATCCGACCTCGAATGGCTGGGACAAGACCATGATGATTGTTTTAGATATGGGATGCTCTATAGCCCATCTACGGCCATTTATGTTTACAACATAATGCGTATTTTTGCTTTTGTTGCTCATGGCATTATTGTCATTATTAAAAACCGTATTAATAAACACAATATCAGAGTGACCAAGCTAAGAATGCCACTAATGTGGAAAGATATCTATTTGCAATGCAGCTTTAGCTATTCCATTATTGAGGTGATAGAGTCCATTTGGGCtaatctctccttttctcttcttcttttcattctctcctctttttcttcttctctctctctcttttttttttttttttttataaatcatgatacatggtatcagagtgacCAAGCCTAGAAAGCCACTGATGTGGAAAGATATCTATCCGCATTGCAACTCTAGTTATTCTACTAT from Magnolia sinica isolate HGM2019 chromosome 17, MsV1, whole genome shotgun sequence encodes the following:
- the LOC131231004 gene encoding uncharacterized protein At4g15545, with translation MAAGPDFDLPEPVLAVLPSDPFEQLDVARKITSIALATRVSKLESESSRLRQKIAEKEDLIAELQAQIHALDASLADASDKLSRAEEEKENLLNENSSLSGTVKKLTRDVSKLEVFRKTLMQSLQEDDENSHAGGTHAVAKQRTASFPSGSALREEDATPPPLNLSSAQTQFSETGSYSEDSGSVEMDNMQIPSSRHGTSHGFVLASQTSTPRLTPPDSPTRLSASASPTRWHSMSFSSSRSMFDDRSSIFSSVPSSHHSSMSGSLDAASQTARGRIDGKEFFRQVRSRLSYEQFGAFLANVKELNSHKQSREETLRKADEIFGPDNKDLYAIFEGLITRNVH